Genomic DNA from Paracoccus aminophilus JCM 7686:
TCATTGGCGATGCAGTAACGGATCACCCCCATCAGGAAGGCGATGTCCGTGCCGGGCCGGATCGGCGCATAATAGTCCGACACCGAAGCGGTGCGGGTGAAGCGGGGGTCGACCACGATCAGCTTGGCACCGCGACGCGCCTTGGCCTCGGTCACCCATTTGAAGCCGCAGGGATGGGCTTCAGCGGCATTGCCGCCCATGACGATCACCAGATCGGTGTTCTTGATATCGGTCCAGGCGTTGGTCATTGCGCCACGGCCAAACGTCGGAGCCAAACTGGCTACCGTGGGGCCGTGTCAGACGCGTGCCTGGTTGTCGAGCGCCAGAACCCCCATCGAGCGGACGGTCTTGAAGGTCAGCCAGCCGGTCTCGTTGGTGGAGCCAGAGGCCGCCAGAAAGCCCGCCGTCAGCCAGCGGTTGACGGTCTGGCCCTGCGCGTTCTTCTCGACGAAATTGGCGTCGCGGTCATCCTTGATCGAGCGTGCGATCTTGTCGAAAGCCTGCTCCCACGAGATGTCCTGCCAATCGCTCGCGCCCGCCGGGCGGAAACGCGGCTTGGTCGCCCGCGTCTCGGATTTCACGAAATCCTTGAGCGCCGCGCCCTTGGGGCAGAGCGTGCCGCGGTTGGTCGGATGGTCGGCATCGCCCTCGATATGGATCAGCTCGGCGTGCTCGCCGGCTTTCACATCGCCCTTGGAATACATGATGATGCCGCAAGCGACCGAGCAATAGGTGCAGATGTTTCGGGTTTCCGTCGTGGTCACCAGCTTGAAGTCGCGCACATGCGCCGCTTCTGCTGCCTGCGCCTCGCCAAAGCCCATAGCCCCAAGCGAGGTTGCCGCGACGCCCGCACCCGCAAGCTTCAAGAAGCTGCGTCGTGAGAGGTCGATGTTCATCGTGCCCTCCTGCTGCCTGTCAAAGAGATAGGTAGCGTTCAGGATCAGTCAGACAAAAGGCGGATGTCAACCCGAGGTGCCGGAAAAAGCGTTATGTTTCATCGTGCTAATCGCCGCGCTGCGAGAAGAAAGAGCAACAATCCCGGCGGGTTAGCCCGCCGGGACGCTGTCAGACTTCAACAGAAATTGCGCCCATCGGATGCGAGCAGCAGGCGAGGATATAGCCATCCTCGATATCCTCGTCCGAAATGCCGCCGTTATGGACCATATGCACTTCGCCCGAGTTCTTCTTGATCTTGCAGGTCCCGCAGAGGCCGAAGGTGCAGCCCGAGGGAATGTTCAGACCATTGGCCCGCGCCACCGCCAGAACCGTATCGGTCTCGTTGCATTTGGCGGTGATGCCCGAAGCGGCAAAGACGATCTCGGCGCTGACGCTTTCGTCCGGGACCACGTCATCGAGCACCGGAGCCTCTGCTTCGGTCCGCACAGGCGCGCCGAAGCTTTCCTGGTGGTAGTTCTCCATGTCGTAGCCAAGCGCGACCAGCATGTCGCGCACGGCCTGCATGAAGGGCTCTGGCCCGCAGCAATAGACCTCACGCTCGAGATAGTCCGAGGCCATGATGCCCAGCATGATCTGGTTCAGGCGCCCGCGATAACCATGCCAGCTTTGGAACGGATCCTGCTGCTCGACCGTGAAGTGAAGCTGCAAGCCCGGCACGCGATCGGCCATGCCTTCCAGACGCTGCCGGAAGATCAGATCGCTTGGCGTGCGCGCGGCATGGACGAAGACGATATCGGGCATTTCGCCCGAATCCCACGCCCAAGTGGTCATGGACATGACCGGCGTAATCCCAGAACCTGCTGAAATAAATAGGTATTTCTTACCAGTCTGGCATTGGTTGTGGAAGATGCCCGACGGGCCATAGGCCTTGATCTGCATCCCCGGTTTCAGATGGTCGAGCATCCAGCGCCCGCCGGTGCTGCCCGGCTGCGCCTTGATCGTGACGGAAATCGACAGCGGACGCGAGGGGCTGGACGAGATCGTGTAGGTGCGCTGGACGTTCCCGCCCGGCACGGGCAAGTCCAGCGTGATGAACTGGCCCGGTTTGTAATCAAACCAGGCCCCCGAAGGTGCGCGGAAGGTGAAGGTGGCAGTGTCCGTTGTTTCGGGCACGACCATCGCACATTCCAGCAGTTCCGAGTCCTTCCACGGTGCTTCACCGAAAGCCTTGGCCGGGGACGCCATTATTCAGCCGCCATCGCCGGACGGGGCGCCAGACGGTCCTGGATCTTGCGGCAGTACCAGTCGACGAAGTGGATCACACCCTCTTCCTGATGCGGCGAATAGGGGCCGGGCTCATAGGCGGGCGAGAGAATGCCCTTCTGGTTTTCCTCGACCACGCGACGGTCTTCGTCGTTGGTGTTGATCCAGACCTCGGTGAGCTTTTGCAGGTCGTAATCCGTGCCCTCGACCGCGTCCTTGTGGACCAGCCATTTCGAGGTGACCTCGGTCTGCGTCGGCGAGATCGGCAGCAGGCGGAAGACGATGGCGTGATCGGGCAGGAAGTGGTTCCAGCTCGACGGGAAGTGATAGAGCATCAGGCTGCCCGCATCTTTCCACGGCATCCGACCCATCAGCTTGTTGACGGCCGATTTCGTCGACATCGTGAAGCTTTCCGCGTTGTTCAGCAGCGGCACGCGGGCAA
This window encodes:
- a CDS encoding hybrid-cluster NAD(P)-dependent oxidoreductase, giving the protein MASPAKAFGEAPWKDSELLECAMVVPETTDTATFTFRAPSGAWFDYKPGQFITLDLPVPGGNVQRTYTISSSPSRPLSISVTIKAQPGSTGGRWMLDHLKPGMQIKAYGPSGIFHNQCQTGKKYLFISAGSGITPVMSMTTWAWDSGEMPDIVFVHAARTPSDLIFRQRLEGMADRVPGLQLHFTVEQQDPFQSWHGYRGRLNQIMLGIMASDYLEREVYCCGPEPFMQAVRDMLVALGYDMENYHQESFGAPVRTEAEAPVLDDVVPDESVSAEIVFAASGITAKCNETDTVLAVARANGLNIPSGCTFGLCGTCKIKKNSGEVHMVHNGGISDEDIEDGYILACCSHPMGAISVEV